Proteins co-encoded in one Sus scrofa isolate TJ Tabasco breed Duroc chromosome 14, Sscrofa11.1, whole genome shotgun sequence genomic window:
- the LOC100156470 gene encoding SEC14-like protein 3 isoform X1 produces MSGRVGDLSPKQAETLAKFRENVQDVLPALPNPDDYFLLRWLRARNFDLQKSEAMLRKYMEFRKTMDIDHILDWQPPEVIQKYMPGGLCGYDRDGCPVWYDIIGPLDPKGLLFSVTKQDLLKTKMRDCERILHECDLQTERLGRKIETIVMIFDCEGLGLKHFWKPLVEVYQEFFGLLEENYPETLKFMLIVKATKLFPVGYNLMKPFLSEDTRRKIIVLGNNWKEGLLKLISPEELPAQFGGTLTDPDGNPKCLTKINYGGEIPKSMYVRDQVKTQYEHSVQISRGSSHQVEYEILFPGCVLRWQFSSDGADIGFGVFLKTKMGERQRAGEMTEVLPSQRYNAHMVPEDGSLTCTEAGVYVLRFDNTYSFVHAKKVSFTVEVLLPDEGMQKYDEELTPV; encoded by the exons ATGAGCGGCAGAGTCGGAGACCTGAGCCCCAAGCAGGCAGAGACCCTGGCCAAG TTCAGAGAAAATGTCCAAGACGTGTTGCCTGCGCTGCCCAACCCAGATGACTATTTCCTTCTGCGCTGGCTCCGag CTCGGAACTTTGACCTGCAGAAATCAGAGGCCATGCTCCGCAAG TACATGGAGTTCCGGAAGACCATGGACATCGACCACATCCTTGATTGGCAGCCCCCTGAG GTGATCCAGAAGTACATGCCTGGGGGACTGTGCGGCTATGACCGTGACGGCTGCCCTGTGTGGTATGACATCATCGGGCCACTTGACCCCAAGGGCCTGCTCTTCTCGGTCACCAAGCAGGACCTGCTCAAGACCAAGATGAGGGACTGTGAGCGCATCTTGCATGAATGTGACCTGCAGACAGAGCGG CTGGGGAGGAAAATTGAGACCATCGTGATGATATTTGACTGTGAAGGCCTGGGACTAAAGCACTTCTGGAAACCTCTGGTAGAAGTGTACCAGGAG TTCTTTGGCCTCCTTGAAGAGAACTACCCAGAGACCCTGAAGTTTATGCTCATTGTGAAAG CCACCAAATTGTTCCCTGTGGGATACAACCTCATGAAGCCCTTCTTGAGTGAGGATACTCGCAGAAAAATTATAGTGTTGGGAA ACAACTGGAAAGAAGGTTTGCTAAAACTCATCAGTCCTGAGGAACTGCCTGCCCAGTTTGGGGGGACCCTGACTGACCCAGATGGGAACCCCAAATGTTTAACTAAG ATCAACTATGGTGGGGAGATCCCCAAGTCCATGTACGTGCGGGACCAAGTGAAGACTCAGTATGAGCACTCGGTGCAGATCAGCCGTGGCTCGTCGCACCAGGTGGAGTATGAGATCCTGTTCCCAGGCTGTGTCCTCAG GTGGCAGTTCTCATCTGATGGTGCAGATATTGGCTTTGGGGTTTTCCTGAAGACCAAGATGGGGGAACGGCAGCGGGCTGGGGAGATGACAGAGGTGCTGCCTAGCCAGCGCTACAATGCCCACATGGTACCAGAGGATGGAAGCCTCACCTGCACAGAAGCTGGAGTCT ACGTCCTGCGTTTCGACAACACCTATAGCTTTGTCCATGCCAAGAAGGTCAGCTTCACAGTGGAGGTGCTACTCCCGGATGAGGGCATGCAGAAATATGACGAAGAACTTACCCCTGTCTAG
- the LOC100156470 gene encoding SEC14-like protein 3 isoform X2 — MLRKYMEFRKTMDIDHILDWQPPEVIQKYMPGGLCGYDRDGCPVWYDIIGPLDPKGLLFSVTKQDLLKTKMRDCERILHECDLQTERLGRKIETIVMIFDCEGLGLKHFWKPLVEVYQEFFGLLEENYPETLKFMLIVKATKLFPVGYNLMKPFLSEDTRRKIIVLGNNWKEGLLKLISPEELPAQFGGTLTDPDGNPKCLTKINYGGEIPKSMYVRDQVKTQYEHSVQISRGSSHQVEYEILFPGCVLRWQFSSDGADIGFGVFLKTKMGERQRAGEMTEVLPSQRYNAHMVPEDGSLTCTEAGVYVLRFDNTYSFVHAKKVSFTVEVLLPDEGMQKYDEELTPV, encoded by the exons ATGCTCCGCAAG TACATGGAGTTCCGGAAGACCATGGACATCGACCACATCCTTGATTGGCAGCCCCCTGAG GTGATCCAGAAGTACATGCCTGGGGGACTGTGCGGCTATGACCGTGACGGCTGCCCTGTGTGGTATGACATCATCGGGCCACTTGACCCCAAGGGCCTGCTCTTCTCGGTCACCAAGCAGGACCTGCTCAAGACCAAGATGAGGGACTGTGAGCGCATCTTGCATGAATGTGACCTGCAGACAGAGCGG CTGGGGAGGAAAATTGAGACCATCGTGATGATATTTGACTGTGAAGGCCTGGGACTAAAGCACTTCTGGAAACCTCTGGTAGAAGTGTACCAGGAG TTCTTTGGCCTCCTTGAAGAGAACTACCCAGAGACCCTGAAGTTTATGCTCATTGTGAAAG CCACCAAATTGTTCCCTGTGGGATACAACCTCATGAAGCCCTTCTTGAGTGAGGATACTCGCAGAAAAATTATAGTGTTGGGAA ACAACTGGAAAGAAGGTTTGCTAAAACTCATCAGTCCTGAGGAACTGCCTGCCCAGTTTGGGGGGACCCTGACTGACCCAGATGGGAACCCCAAATGTTTAACTAAG ATCAACTATGGTGGGGAGATCCCCAAGTCCATGTACGTGCGGGACCAAGTGAAGACTCAGTATGAGCACTCGGTGCAGATCAGCCGTGGCTCGTCGCACCAGGTGGAGTATGAGATCCTGTTCCCAGGCTGTGTCCTCAG GTGGCAGTTCTCATCTGATGGTGCAGATATTGGCTTTGGGGTTTTCCTGAAGACCAAGATGGGGGAACGGCAGCGGGCTGGGGAGATGACAGAGGTGCTGCCTAGCCAGCGCTACAATGCCCACATGGTACCAGAGGATGGAAGCCTCACCTGCACAGAAGCTGGAGTCT ACGTCCTGCGTTTCGACAACACCTATAGCTTTGTCCATGCCAAGAAGGTCAGCTTCACAGTGGAGGTGCTACTCCCGGATGAGGGCATGCAGAAATATGACGAAGAACTTACCCCTGTCTAG
- the LOC100156470 gene encoding SEC14-like protein 3 isoform X3: protein MVIQKYMPGGLCGYDRDGCPVWYDIIGPLDPKGLLFSVTKQDLLKTKMRDCERILHECDLQTERLGRKIETIVMIFDCEGLGLKHFWKPLVEVYQEFFGLLEENYPETLKFMLIVKATKLFPVGYNLMKPFLSEDTRRKIIVLGNNWKEGLLKLISPEELPAQFGGTLTDPDGNPKCLTKINYGGEIPKSMYVRDQVKTQYEHSVQISRGSSHQVEYEILFPGCVLRWQFSSDGADIGFGVFLKTKMGERQRAGEMTEVLPSQRYNAHMVPEDGSLTCTEAGVYVLRFDNTYSFVHAKKVSFTVEVLLPDEGMQKYDEELTPV from the exons ATG GTGATCCAGAAGTACATGCCTGGGGGACTGTGCGGCTATGACCGTGACGGCTGCCCTGTGTGGTATGACATCATCGGGCCACTTGACCCCAAGGGCCTGCTCTTCTCGGTCACCAAGCAGGACCTGCTCAAGACCAAGATGAGGGACTGTGAGCGCATCTTGCATGAATGTGACCTGCAGACAGAGCGG CTGGGGAGGAAAATTGAGACCATCGTGATGATATTTGACTGTGAAGGCCTGGGACTAAAGCACTTCTGGAAACCTCTGGTAGAAGTGTACCAGGAG TTCTTTGGCCTCCTTGAAGAGAACTACCCAGAGACCCTGAAGTTTATGCTCATTGTGAAAG CCACCAAATTGTTCCCTGTGGGATACAACCTCATGAAGCCCTTCTTGAGTGAGGATACTCGCAGAAAAATTATAGTGTTGGGAA ACAACTGGAAAGAAGGTTTGCTAAAACTCATCAGTCCTGAGGAACTGCCTGCCCAGTTTGGGGGGACCCTGACTGACCCAGATGGGAACCCCAAATGTTTAACTAAG ATCAACTATGGTGGGGAGATCCCCAAGTCCATGTACGTGCGGGACCAAGTGAAGACTCAGTATGAGCACTCGGTGCAGATCAGCCGTGGCTCGTCGCACCAGGTGGAGTATGAGATCCTGTTCCCAGGCTGTGTCCTCAG GTGGCAGTTCTCATCTGATGGTGCAGATATTGGCTTTGGGGTTTTCCTGAAGACCAAGATGGGGGAACGGCAGCGGGCTGGGGAGATGACAGAGGTGCTGCCTAGCCAGCGCTACAATGCCCACATGGTACCAGAGGATGGAAGCCTCACCTGCACAGAAGCTGGAGTCT ACGTCCTGCGTTTCGACAACACCTATAGCTTTGTCCATGCCAAGAAGGTCAGCTTCACAGTGGAGGTGCTACTCCCGGATGAGGGCATGCAGAAATATGACGAAGAACTTACCCCTGTCTAG